The genomic region AATAATCCTTCTCTTTACGAATCGATACCATTTTCCGGAATTTAGGCACAACCGTGTCATAGCATCCGCTGCCGTCGCGCCTTACCCTCATCGCGTCGTTTACTTCCCTGCGCCCGTCAAGACTTAAAACGATATTATCCATTGTTTCATTCAGATATTCCATTATTTCGTCATTGAGCAAAAGACCGTTTGTAGTGATTGTAAACCTGAACCTCTTGTTTGCGCTCTTTTCCCTTTCCCTCGCGTATTCAACGGTGCGCTTGACGGTCTCGAGATTCAGCAGCGGCTCGCCGCCGAAAAAGTCTATTTCAATATTCCTTCTGTTGCCCGAATTTTCTATAACGAAATCAATAGCCTTCCTTGCGACGTCAGGGGACATAAGGGACTTCTCGCCATGATAGTTTCCTTCCCCCGCAAAACAGTACTTGCACCGCAAATTGCAGTCATGTGCCATGTGAAGGCAAAGCGCTTTGACAACGGTTGGCGTTGTTCGTGATGTGAATATTTCTTCATAGGGATCGGACGAAAACAAAAGCCCGTTTGCTTTCAGCGTTTCAAGTTCTGACAGAGCCTCATCAACTACTTCTTCGCCCAACTCCTGTTTAAGAAGCGATACTTTTTCTTCCGCGGGTGCACCGTTTTCATCAAAGCATGACAATACCCTTGCCGCCACGTCATCGAGTATGTGCACCGCACCGCTGTTAACATCAAGAACCATATTCGTATCAAAAATTCTAAACTGATGAATCATCAATTCTTCCCCTTATTTCTGTAATTAAAATTTTAAGAAATAAAAAGGGCTTTTACAGCCCCATCTGATAATTGCCATATTACCTCTCGCATTTCTGATTGGCAACTGTACAGGAGGTTTTGCAGGCCGACTGGCATGATGTCTGGCATTCGCCACAGCCAACCTTCTTTAAATCCTTATTTAATATATTGCCGCTCAAGGTTTTTATGTGTTTCATGATTTATAGCCTCCTATCATCAATTTTCTATGTACCGGACAATTATACCATACACAAAACATTAATTGCAAGTTAGCGATTAAAGCTGGAAAATATACCTTTCCCTTGAATGTCTACTGTTTTCTGTTTATTAGCACTTCAATGTTCATATAACGTCTGACCATTGTTTCAGCCTGATCTATGATATCGTTCAGAAACATTTTGTATAAATCTATGTCATTAATCATATATTTTGCATCAAGAATACGCTCCGTCAGTAAACAGTATTTTTTCAAAACTTCGGGTTCCTCAAGCACTTTGTTATATCTGTCTTTTGCCAGTGTGAGTTTTAAAAGGGACGGTATTTTCACCATGTAGTTTTCTTCCCGGTTTTCAACTCCCAGAAGCATGGACAAATCAATATCCAGCTTATTGATTATTTTCAGCAGTATTTCAAGATTGGGATTCTTTTTTATACCGTTCTCAATCTGTGACAGGTATCCCGGCGAAATATCCAATTCCCTTGCAAAATCGCTCAAAGAAATGTTTTTTTCTTCGCGTTTCGCTCTTATTATTTCTCCAACTTTAATCTCCATTAAAATAACCCCCCCACCAGCCAAGAAAAATATAAAAACATATCATCATCAAACCAACATTTTATTTTTTATCAAAAAGCTTTTCTGCCGTTTTCTAATTTGAAATAACAACTCTGTGATACATCTTTTTACCCTTTCTTATAAACAGCTGCCCTTCTTTAAAATCATCGGAAGTGATTATTCTGTTCTGATCATCTACACGTTCGCCGTTGATATAAATTCCCCCCTGGCTTATAAGTCTTCTTCCCTCGCCTTTTGAGGGGATCAAACCGGCCTTCATAAGCAGATCCAGTATACCGATGCCGTCTTTTAAATCATCCCCGCTTATCTCGGTTGTCGGAGCGCTGCTCAAATCACCGCCGTCGGCGAACAGAGCTCTTGCCGCCTGCTGAGCTTTCCGGGCCTCCTCCTCGCCATGGACAATTTTAGTTACTTCATAAGCAAGGATTTCCTTGGCTTCATTAATTTTTTCATCCCTGTACTGGGCCAGTCTTTCAATTTCTTCCATCGGCAGGAATGTTAACAGCTTAAGGAATCTTATAACATCGGCATCGTTTACGTTG from Thermoclostridium stercorarium subsp. stercorarium DSM 8532 harbors:
- the scfB gene encoding thioether cross-link-forming SCIFF peptide maturase, which translates into the protein MIHQFRIFDTNMVLDVNSGAVHILDDVAARVLSCFDENGAPAEEKVSLLKQELGEEVVDEALSELETLKANGLLFSSDPYEEIFTSRTTPTVVKALCLHMAHDCNLRCKYCFAGEGNYHGEKSLMSPDVARKAIDFVIENSGNRRNIEIDFFGGEPLLNLETVKRTVEYAREREKSANKRFRFTITTNGLLLNDEIMEYLNETMDNIVLSLDGRREVNDAMRVRRDGSGCYDTVVPKFRKMVSIRKEKDYYIRGTFTQNNLDFSEDVMHMADLGFDQLSIEPVVLPDGSGLEIRKEHLPKIFSEYERLALRLSELRKQGRKVNFFHFMLDLEGGPCVAKRLRGCGSGTEYLAVTPNGDLYPCHQFAGYEQFKLGNVFTGITKREIVDTFREITVYTKKKCRNCWAKFYCSGGCAANAWSFRKDLFDVYEIGCELERKRIECALWLKAQELVG
- the scfA gene encoding six-cysteine ranthipeptide SCIFF yields the protein MKHIKTLSGNILNKDLKKVGCGECQTSCQSACKTSCTVANQKCER
- a CDS encoding helix-turn-helix domain-containing protein yields the protein MEIKVGEIIRAKREEKNISLSDFARELDISPGYLSQIENGIKKNPNLEILLKIINKLDIDLSMLLGVENREENYMVKIPSLLKLTLAKDRYNKVLEEPEVLKKYCLLTERILDAKYMINDIDLYKMFLNDIIDQAETMVRRYMNIEVLINRKQ